A region of Cardinium endosymbiont of Sogatella furcifera DNA encodes the following proteins:
- the accB gene encoding acetyl-CoA carboxylase biotin carboxyl carrier protein — MKTKEIQELIDFITKSGLEEVHIETEAIKIHVKRSMPIPGHMASLAPSTLSLPTQAAVPEHNPQYITIKSPMIGTFYRSPNPEAAPFVKEGDAIVKGTKLCIIEAMKLYNEIESEVTGKIVQVLVDDVSPVEYDQPLFLVDPVTG; from the coding sequence ATGAAAACGAAAGAAATTCAGGAGCTAATTGACTTTATTACCAAGTCAGGGTTAGAAGAGGTGCATATTGAAACGGAAGCCATTAAAATCCATGTAAAAAGGAGCATGCCTATCCCGGGACATATGGCATCACTTGCTCCCAGCACCCTGTCGTTGCCTACACAAGCAGCTGTTCCAGAGCATAACCCCCAATATATCACGATTAAGTCCCCAATGATTGGTACTTTCTACCGATCACCTAATCCTGAAGCCGCCCCTTTTGTAAAAGAGGGTGATGCAATTGTAAAGGGAACCAAGCTCTGCATCATAGAGGCTATGAAGCTCTATAATGAAATAGAGTCAGAAGTCACTGGAAAAATCGTACAAGTCTTGGTAGATGATGTCTCGCCTGTGGAATATGATCAACCCCTGTTTTTAGTAGATCCCGTTACCGGATAA
- the accC gene encoding acetyl-CoA carboxylase biotin carboxylase subunit translates to MFRKILIANRGEIALSIIRVCKEMGIKTVAVHSTADRDSLHVRFADESVCVGPPASHLSYLSIPSIIAAAEVTDAHAIHPGYGFLSENAGFSSICAEYGIKFIGPSAEAIRKMGDKSTAKATMQAAGVPTVPGSNGLLTSVEEGIRLAHEIGFPVLLKATAGGGGKGIKLVETAEAFHQKWIEARQEAIASFGKDGLYLEKYIEEPRHIEIQIVADQYGQVIHLSERDCSIQRRHQKLVEESPSPFVTAPLRAKITEAALKGVAAIGYEGVGTMEFLVDKHHNFYFMEMNTRIQVEYLVTEAVTGFNLLRTQIEIAAGQRLNGPNLYPQGHAIELRINAEDPFHGFRPAPGKINYVHFPGGLGITIASHIYAGYVVPAHYDSMIAKLIVHAATRGDAIASIKRALEEFVIEGIPTNIPFHRALVEDEAFQKGQFTTQYLDTFDFSLLKQEE, encoded by the coding sequence ATGTTTCGAAAAATATTGATTGCCAATCGTGGAGAAATTGCTTTAAGCATCATTCGGGTTTGCAAAGAAATGGGTATTAAAACCGTTGCGGTGCATTCTACCGCAGATAGGGATAGTTTGCATGTCCGTTTTGCAGATGAATCTGTCTGTGTGGGTCCTCCTGCCAGCCATTTATCTTATCTTTCTATTCCATCCATTATTGCCGCTGCTGAGGTGACCGATGCCCATGCAATTCATCCAGGTTATGGGTTTTTATCTGAAAATGCTGGTTTTTCCAGTATTTGTGCAGAATATGGTATTAAATTTATAGGGCCTTCTGCGGAAGCTATCCGCAAAATGGGCGATAAGTCTACCGCAAAAGCCACAATGCAGGCGGCTGGTGTGCCTACTGTCCCTGGTTCCAATGGGTTGCTTACCTCTGTGGAAGAAGGCATTCGCTTGGCCCATGAAATAGGCTTTCCTGTATTGTTGAAGGCAACCGCAGGGGGGGGAGGGAAAGGCATCAAGTTGGTTGAGACAGCTGAGGCATTCCACCAAAAATGGATAGAGGCCAGGCAAGAAGCCATCGCCTCTTTTGGTAAGGATGGGCTATATTTGGAAAAATATATAGAAGAACCCCGCCATATTGAAATACAAATCGTTGCAGATCAATATGGTCAAGTCATACATCTATCTGAACGAGATTGCTCCATTCAGCGTAGGCACCAAAAATTAGTAGAAGAATCTCCCTCTCCCTTTGTAACCGCACCATTACGGGCCAAGATAACAGAAGCAGCACTAAAGGGCGTAGCGGCTATAGGGTATGAAGGAGTGGGTACCATGGAATTTCTAGTGGATAAACACCACAATTTCTACTTTATGGAAATGAATACCCGCATTCAAGTGGAATATCTTGTTACAGAAGCGGTTACAGGCTTTAACCTACTCAGAACGCAAATTGAAATCGCAGCTGGGCAGCGACTAAATGGCCCCAATCTATATCCTCAAGGGCACGCTATAGAACTCCGTATTAATGCAGAAGATCCCTTCCATGGCTTTCGACCCGCCCCTGGTAAAATTAACTATGTGCATTTCCCAGGTGGGTTAGGCATTACCATTGCCAGCCATATTTACGCTGGATATGTAGTGCCTGCACACTATGATTCTATGATTGCCAAACTAATTGTACATGCAGCTACTAGAGGCGATGCCATTGCCAGCATAAAGCGGGCATTAGAAGAGTTTGTTATAGAAGGTATTCCAACCAATATACCTTTCCATCGTGCTTTGGTAGAGGATGAGGCCTTCCAAAAAGGTCAATTTACCACGCAGTATTTAGATACTTTTGACTTTTCACTCCTTAAACAAGAAGAGTAA
- the rplU gene encoding 50S ribosomal protein L21 — translation MYAIVEIAGKQFKVSKAQWLYTPKLQSEVGALLTFDKVLLLDDEAGAVTVGAPMLNGVTIMAKVLAHTKADKVIVFKKKRRNGYKVKRGHRQAHTRIVIEDIIN, via the coding sequence ATGTATGCAATTGTAGAAATAGCTGGGAAGCAGTTTAAAGTTTCCAAAGCGCAGTGGCTCTACACTCCTAAATTGCAAAGTGAAGTAGGTGCTTTGCTCACTTTTGATAAGGTTTTACTTTTAGATGATGAAGCAGGAGCGGTGACCGTTGGTGCACCTATGCTGAATGGGGTAACCATTATGGCCAAGGTGTTGGCACATACCAAGGCAGATAAAGTGATCGTTTTTAAGAAAAAAAGACGCAATGGTTATAAAGTAAAGCGGGGGCATCGTCAAGCGCACACGCGGATTGTTATTGAAGATATTATAAACTAG
- the rpmA gene encoding 50S ribosomal protein L27, which produces MAHKKGAGSSRNGRDSESKRLGIKKYGGEVVIAGHILVRQRGTRYYPGKNVGLGRDHTLFALADGVVVFTKKKDMRAIVSVDSV; this is translated from the coding sequence ATGGCACATAAAAAGGGAGCTGGTAGCTCCCGTAATGGAAGGGATTCAGAAAGCAAGCGGCTTGGTATCAAAAAATATGGTGGGGAAGTAGTCATAGCCGGTCATATCCTTGTCAGGCAAAGGGGTACCCGCTATTACCCTGGTAAAAATGTAGGCTTGGGGAGAGATCATACTTTGTTTGCCTTAGCCGATGGAGTGGTTGTTTTTACCAAAAAGAAAGACATGCGTGCCATTGTTTCAGTAGATAGCGTTTAG
- the rpsP gene encoding 30S ribosomal protein S16: MAVKIRLARCGRRHLAEYDIVVADARSPRDGRFIEKIGNYNPNTAPATVQLNEASALKWLFQGAQPTHTVKSLLSNQGVMLKKHLQVGVIKGAITQAQADERFAHWKAEKAASNQRR, encoded by the coding sequence ATGGCTGTAAAAATAAGATTAGCTAGATGCGGTAGAAGACATCTGGCAGAGTATGACATCGTTGTAGCTGATGCCAGATCCCCTAGGGATGGTCGATTTATAGAAAAAATTGGGAATTATAATCCCAACACGGCCCCTGCAACGGTTCAGCTGAATGAAGCAAGTGCACTAAAGTGGCTTTTTCAGGGGGCGCAGCCTACCCACACCGTTAAAAGCCTTTTATCCAACCAGGGTGTGATGCTTAAAAAGCATCTTCAGGTAGGCGTTATAAAGGGGGCGATTACCCAAGCGCAAGCGGATGAAAGATTTGCCCATTGGAAGGCAGAAAAAGCAGCATCTAATCAGCGCCGATAG
- a CDS encoding acyl carrier protein, whose protein sequence is MNREDIMAKVAAIVVDKLNVSAQEVLPTAHFANNLGADSLDQVELVMELEKEFKVDIKDDEATHLQTVGSVVDYLEETLVKRKV, encoded by the coding sequence ATGAATAGGGAAGATATTATGGCCAAGGTAGCAGCCATTGTTGTGGATAAGCTGAATGTATCAGCACAAGAGGTCCTGCCTACGGCACATTTTGCCAATAATTTAGGCGCTGATTCTTTAGACCAAGTAGAGTTGGTTATGGAGCTTGAAAAAGAGTTTAAGGTAGATATTAAGGATGATGAAGCCACTCATTTACAAACCGTAGGTAGTGTGGTAGATTACTTAGAAGAGACCTTAGTAAAACGCAAGGTCTAG
- the fabF gene encoding beta-ketoacyl-ACP synthase II, translating into MLPTRVVITGLGALTPIGSGVTAYWNGLVAGQSGAEPITRFDTAKHKTKFACTLKGYDPRNYFDVKDMRRMDLFAQYAMVAGDEAIQDAALTTSFVDKERVAIVWGSGIGGLGTTEELVLAFAKNDMDPRVNPFFIPKVIPDIPAGHLSIKYGFKGPNFATVAACASALNSIVAACQLIKLGDADVVVAGGSESPIIQIGMAGFNALKALSQRNEDYLTASRPFDKTRDGFVMGEGAGALVLESYAHAQKRNAKIYAEVVGVGMSADAYHITAPDKGGVVLALQRALASARLTPDGIDYINAHGTSTPLGDINEIEAIQHVFGDHAYRLNISSTKSMTGHLLGAAGAIESIATVLALVHQVVPPTINHKVLDEAIDPRINLTLNKAENRPVLFAQNNAFGFGGHNVSIIFKRWEDS; encoded by the coding sequence ATGTTACCCACAAGAGTAGTTATTACAGGGTTAGGTGCCCTTACGCCCATTGGTAGTGGGGTTACAGCCTACTGGAATGGGTTGGTTGCTGGTCAAAGTGGTGCGGAACCCATTACTAGGTTTGATACAGCTAAGCATAAAACCAAGTTTGCTTGTACCTTAAAAGGCTATGATCCCCGCAACTACTTTGATGTAAAAGATATGCGGCGAATGGACCTATTTGCCCAGTATGCGATGGTAGCTGGGGATGAAGCCATACAAGATGCTGCATTGACTACTTCTTTCGTAGATAAAGAACGGGTAGCCATTGTATGGGGTTCTGGCATAGGCGGCTTAGGTACTACAGAAGAACTCGTTTTGGCGTTTGCTAAAAACGATATGGACCCAAGAGTTAATCCTTTTTTTATTCCCAAGGTTATACCAGATATTCCTGCTGGTCATCTCTCCATTAAATATGGATTTAAAGGTCCCAATTTTGCTACGGTAGCTGCATGTGCTTCTGCCTTAAATTCTATAGTAGCTGCTTGTCAGTTGATTAAGTTGGGTGATGCAGATGTTGTAGTAGCAGGTGGTTCAGAATCGCCTATTATTCAAATAGGTATGGCTGGATTTAATGCATTAAAGGCCCTCTCGCAGCGCAATGAAGACTACCTAACAGCCTCTCGTCCCTTTGACAAGACAAGGGATGGATTTGTAATGGGAGAAGGCGCAGGCGCTTTAGTCCTTGAGTCTTATGCCCATGCCCAAAAAAGAAATGCTAAAATCTATGCTGAAGTAGTAGGGGTAGGCATGTCTGCAGATGCCTATCACATTACTGCACCCGATAAGGGAGGGGTTGTGTTGGCTTTGCAACGTGCATTAGCCAGTGCCCGGCTTACACCAGATGGCATAGACTATATCAATGCCCATGGCACCAGTACCCCGTTGGGTGATATCAATGAGATAGAGGCTATTCAACATGTATTTGGTGACCATGCCTATAGACTGAATATTAGCTCGACCAAGTCGATGACGGGTCACTTGCTGGGTGCAGCAGGTGCGATAGAGTCTATAGCTACTGTTTTGGCTTTGGTACATCAAGTGGTTCCTCCAACGATTAACCATAAGGTGTTAGATGAAGCCATTGATCCCCGCATCAATTTAACGTTGAACAAAGCAGAAAACAGACCGGTCTTATTTGCGCAAAACAATGCCTTTGGTTTTGGTGGACATAACGTTTCTATAATCTTCAAAAGATGGGAAGATTCCTGA
- the rnc gene encoding ribonuclease III, which translates to MGRFLSLLQYFFTKRDPGTQQLVSFVRAVTGMAPLNLALYRVALQHSSIEEGPTSNERLEFLGDAILSAMVADYLFKRYPLKEEGFLTDIRSRLVNRDSLNGLARKIHLDKLLHYDTNLVKRSGHKFIYGNALEALIGAVYLDHGYDRCRKFVIERLIVNYISLKELIEHDTNFKSRIIQWAHKHHLRVIFRILEEKQYEYYKEFTAQVLIDEKVMGEGTGRTKKCAEQMAAQQALQHIEQTE; encoded by the coding sequence ATGGGAAGATTCCTGAGTTTACTTCAGTATTTTTTTACAAAGCGGGATCCTGGTACGCAGCAGTTGGTTTCTTTTGTAAGAGCAGTTACTGGAATGGCGCCTTTAAATCTAGCCTTATATAGGGTAGCCCTTCAACATAGCTCTATAGAAGAGGGGCCCACCTCCAATGAGCGGCTCGAATTTTTAGGAGATGCTATATTATCTGCTATGGTTGCTGATTATCTCTTCAAGCGCTATCCTTTAAAAGAAGAAGGCTTTTTAACGGATATACGTTCAAGGTTGGTGAATAGGGATTCCCTAAATGGGTTGGCGCGTAAAATTCATTTAGATAAGTTATTGCATTACGATACGAACCTTGTCAAACGAAGTGGCCATAAGTTTATTTATGGGAATGCCTTAGAGGCGCTTATTGGTGCCGTTTACTTAGATCATGGCTATGACCGCTGTCGAAAATTTGTTATTGAGCGTCTTATAGTCAATTATATAAGCTTGAAAGAGCTTATAGAGCATGATACCAATTTTAAAAGTAGGATCATTCAATGGGCCCATAAACACCACCTTCGCGTAATATTTAGAATTCTTGAGGAGAAGCAGTATGAATACTACAAAGAATTTACCGCTCAAGTGCTTATAGATGAAAAAGTGATGGGAGAAGGGACGGGCCGGACTAAAAAATGTGCTGAACAAATGGCTGCCCAGCAAGCCCTACAGCATATAGAACAAACAGAATAA
- the sufB gene encoding Fe-S cluster assembly protein SufB, which translates to MATQDIRAIVNASDYQYGFESNIPVDAIPKGLTEATIRLISEKKNEPDWLLERRLQAFNHLSKLKEPTWAKVVYPPIDYQDIIYYAAPKQKVQLNSLEEADPELLATFKRLGISLEEQKRLAGVAMDVVLDSVSVATTFKETLSRLGIIFCSFSEAVQKHPDLVQTYLGKVVPITDNYFATLNTAVFSDGSFCYIPKGVHCPMELSTYFRINATNTGQFERTLIIAEEDAYVSYLEGCTAPMRDEHQLHAAVVEIYAEKRAHVKYATVQNWYPGNQEGVGGVYNFVTKRGLCAGAHAKISWTQVETGSAITWKYPSCILMGDHSVGEFYSVAVTKHKQQADTGTKMIHLGKHTKSRIVAKGIAAGQSNNSYRGLVKLAPGAAHATNFSQCDSLLIGNSCGAHTFPYIEVKNPTGKVAHEATTSKISEDQLFYCNQRGMDHENAIALIVNGYCKEVLNQLPMEFAVEAQKLLALTLEGSVG; encoded by the coding sequence ATGGCAACACAAGATATACGAGCTATTGTTAACGCATCTGACTATCAATATGGTTTTGAGAGCAATATTCCTGTGGATGCGATTCCAAAAGGCTTAACAGAAGCGACTATTCGCCTTATTTCTGAGAAAAAAAATGAACCCGATTGGTTGTTAGAACGGCGTTTACAAGCTTTTAATCATCTCTCTAAACTAAAAGAGCCTACCTGGGCAAAGGTAGTCTACCCGCCCATAGATTATCAAGACATTATTTATTATGCCGCACCTAAACAAAAAGTGCAACTAAACAGTTTAGAAGAAGCTGATCCAGAACTGTTGGCTACCTTTAAGCGCTTGGGGATTTCGTTAGAGGAACAAAAAAGGCTAGCAGGTGTAGCTATGGATGTGGTATTGGACAGTGTTTCCGTTGCTACTACTTTTAAAGAAACCTTAAGTAGGTTGGGTATTATTTTTTGTTCTTTTAGTGAGGCCGTGCAAAAGCACCCTGATTTGGTTCAAACATACTTGGGTAAAGTGGTCCCCATAACCGACAATTACTTTGCCACTCTGAATACCGCTGTATTTAGTGATGGTTCCTTTTGTTATATTCCTAAAGGGGTCCATTGCCCCATGGAGCTTTCTACTTATTTCCGCATCAATGCCACCAATACAGGGCAATTTGAACGTACGTTGATTATAGCGGAAGAAGATGCCTATGTGAGCTATTTAGAAGGGTGTACAGCCCCTATGCGTGATGAACACCAACTACATGCCGCTGTAGTAGAGATTTATGCTGAAAAACGTGCCCATGTAAAATATGCAACGGTACAAAATTGGTATCCAGGTAATCAAGAAGGCGTAGGCGGGGTCTATAATTTTGTAACCAAACGAGGGCTTTGTGCCGGTGCGCATGCTAAAATTTCCTGGACACAAGTAGAAACAGGGTCAGCTATTACTTGGAAATACCCGAGTTGTATTTTAATGGGGGATCATTCAGTAGGTGAATTTTATTCCGTAGCCGTTACCAAGCACAAACAGCAAGCAGATACCGGTACAAAGATGATTCACTTAGGGAAGCATACCAAGAGCCGCATTGTAGCTAAGGGGATTGCAGCGGGTCAGTCCAACAATAGCTATAGAGGCTTGGTCAAGCTTGCACCTGGTGCGGCGCACGCCACTAATTTTTCTCAATGTGACTCTTTATTGATTGGCAATAGCTGTGGGGCCCATACCTTCCCTTATATAGAAGTAAAAAACCCAACCGGAAAGGTAGCACACGAAGCCACTACCTCTAAAATTAGTGAAGATCAACTTTTTTACTGTAACCAACGTGGTATGGATCATGAAAATGCCATTGCGCTGATTGTCAATGGCTATTGTAAGGAAGTTCTGAATCAATTGCCTATGGAGTTTGCCGTAGAAGCCCAAAAACTACTAGCGCTTACTTTAGAAGGGAGCGTGGGGTAA
- a CDS encoding sodium:solute symporter family protein, whose translation MSLDIPLLTIISFLLATAVIVCYSIKRFTTFRVYAVGDRQFSTASLVATTLATYYGGATLIGNLTKFYLGPFWISWRLAGILLPFLMLSWLSIRISKFIYHISMPETIGRVYGRYPRIITALLGCCHSIVFVATQVHIVSQVISRCIHSVNPHFITILAAVMLIAYTIFGGIRAVVLTDIWQFITFVGLICLSAWFMFTKTNHPISETLALKDAWGDLFLGQSTLVVMLRYLALIFAFIEPGYLQHMYMSSAPAQAKKVFLYAGIIGFIIMLCCILSGAFVAAWIPQEVPPKEIFNYIMDHTSPLIKGILCICLLALTMSTADSRLHVCAVMISYDLLPTLLRVRLRKNLSCIVHYRIAYISILVITTFVIVLCLNSAYLATLRDMSNWLGRFYIPIVAAPFILAVLGFHNTSPTALIGMATGALAVVAWGKWVYPILLTGSSTFPCVLANGLAMLAVHYIITTIKTYKKYPLKLLATLLKNKKKI comes from the coding sequence ATGTCGCTTGATATTCCGCTATTGACCATTATAAGTTTCTTGTTAGCTACTGCAGTGATCGTTTGTTATTCTATTAAACGTTTTACTACCTTTCGCGTATATGCTGTCGGTGATCGGCAATTTTCTACAGCTAGCCTGGTAGCTACTACCTTAGCTACTTATTATGGTGGCGCCACACTAATAGGGAATCTAACCAAATTTTATTTGGGACCATTTTGGATCAGTTGGCGATTGGCGGGCATTCTCCTCCCATTCCTAATGCTTAGTTGGTTGAGTATAAGGATATCCAAGTTTATCTATCACATCTCAATGCCCGAGACAATAGGGCGTGTATATGGTAGATATCCAAGAATTATTACTGCTTTATTAGGTTGTTGTCACTCTATTGTGTTTGTTGCTACGCAAGTACATATCGTATCACAAGTCATAAGTAGATGTATTCATTCAGTGAACCCACACTTTATTACTATACTGGCTGCAGTAATGCTTATTGCCTATACAATATTTGGTGGCATTCGTGCGGTTGTCTTGACAGATATATGGCAATTCATCACTTTTGTTGGCCTTATCTGCCTCTCAGCGTGGTTTATGTTTACAAAAACAAACCACCCAATTAGTGAAACGCTTGCTTTAAAAGATGCATGGGGGGATCTATTTCTTGGTCAATCTACATTAGTAGTTATGTTACGCTATCTAGCCCTTATATTTGCCTTTATAGAACCTGGTTACCTGCAACATATGTATATGTCTTCTGCACCTGCTCAAGCTAAAAAGGTATTTTTGTATGCAGGTATTATTGGTTTTATCATCATGCTATGCTGTATACTTTCTGGTGCATTTGTTGCTGCATGGATACCACAAGAAGTACCGCCAAAAGAAATATTCAATTATATAATGGATCATACTTCTCCTTTAATTAAGGGAATACTCTGTATATGTTTATTAGCGCTTACTATGTCTACAGCTGATTCTAGGCTACATGTTTGTGCAGTTATGATCAGTTATGATCTATTACCAACACTGCTGCGTGTGCGCCTTAGAAAAAATCTTTCCTGTATAGTCCATTATAGGATAGCCTATATATCTATATTAGTTATTACTACATTCGTTATTGTCTTGTGCTTAAATAGCGCCTACCTTGCTACCCTTCGTGATATGAGCAACTGGCTCGGTCGCTTTTATATACCTATAGTAGCGGCTCCCTTTATCTTAGCTGTTTTAGGCTTTCATAATACCTCACCTACTGCTTTAATAGGTATGGCTACAGGTGCACTAGCCGTTGTGGCTTGGGGCAAATGGGTCTATCCTATATTATTAACGGGCAGTAGCACCTTCCCTTGCGTATTAGCCAATGGCTTAGCTATGCTAGCTGTGCACTATATTATTACCACAATCAAAACATACAAAAAGTATCCACTCAAGCTCCTAGCTACATTACTTAAAAACAAAAAGAAAATATAA
- a CDS encoding ankyrin repeat domain-containing protein has product MYLKKTAVYIPRLKIVLCISIVSWTTTTCNRYRLEYDTDATNSKTPQAKPNTNSLDQSINQSMLFQADKNGMTVFCKAIEAGDYKKLKACLQAIAYPHTTRSDDVIYLITGVKKQDNKQHPTKALLDQVITSETNEIWAHKQEVLNILFETLLQYGFELEQAFLQKHGQDQNTIIHLAVGTGDLDIVTCLTGWYLKKDSTNDLYGQMKVCSMPNREGTTPLWMALQAIYHDPLTCGMHGYDNECETCDYEIERTVNRQDIVLHLLNLGVPFYETIKPPISAPPSVLSLPSLKNRGSKIKSALHYASRHDAGDFLIEMMETIQKRAINKYTPEELVSLQDKTGSGVLFYVVRSRNYKLAEYVLASGACPMQANEQGTCPILCAVAFRDIRMLKFLLRAKCLLERICNIHKHNNYALKILTLAKSPDCGGICAYLKKYCNKFKTQYGRQIVPNEWNWQTNHEIEQLLSYLCNYFAVNSIKEPNLPFHTTLGRDFRSRKIDHTDNESNNKYSFRASMNQNNRKRMASKPEFPCKKLKVIRTPMSLLALPMPTPSPFGGG; this is encoded by the coding sequence ATGTACCTTAAAAAAACAGCTGTCTATATCCCTCGTTTAAAAATAGTGCTTTGTATAAGCATCGTATCATGGACCACTACTACTTGTAATAGGTATCGTCTGGAGTACGATACAGATGCAACCAATAGCAAGACACCCCAAGCCAAACCCAATACAAACTCTTTGGATCAATCTATAAATCAGTCTATGCTTTTTCAAGCAGACAAAAATGGTATGACTGTATTTTGTAAGGCAATAGAAGCAGGCGATTACAAGAAGCTAAAAGCGTGTTTACAGGCGATAGCATACCCCCATACTACGCGCTCCGATGATGTAATCTATTTAATAACTGGTGTTAAAAAGCAAGACAACAAACAACATCCTACAAAGGCTTTGTTGGATCAAGTGATCACTTCGGAAACGAATGAGATATGGGCACATAAACAAGAGGTGCTGAATATATTATTTGAGACACTGCTTCAATATGGGTTCGAACTGGAGCAAGCTTTCTTACAAAAGCATGGCCAAGATCAGAACACCATTATACATTTAGCGGTGGGTACTGGTGATTTAGACATCGTAACCTGCCTAACAGGTTGGTACCTTAAAAAAGACAGTACGAATGATCTATATGGTCAAATGAAGGTTTGCAGTATGCCAAACCGGGAGGGTACAACACCACTATGGATGGCACTCCAAGCCATCTATCATGACCCATTAACATGTGGCATGCATGGATATGATAACGAGTGTGAGACTTGTGACTATGAAATCGAAAGAACAGTAAATCGGCAAGACATCGTGTTACATCTACTAAACTTAGGTGTACCTTTCTATGAAACGATAAAACCTCCAATAAGCGCTCCTCCTTCAGTATTAAGCCTTCCTTCACTTAAAAACAGAGGATCTAAAATAAAATCTGCGCTGCATTATGCTAGTAGGCATGACGCTGGAGATTTTCTTATAGAAATGATGGAAACCATACAAAAAAGAGCCATCAATAAATATACCCCAGAAGAGCTGGTATCTCTACAAGATAAGACAGGGAGTGGTGTACTCTTCTATGTAGTGCGGTCCCGTAATTATAAATTGGCAGAATACGTACTGGCATCAGGTGCTTGTCCTATGCAAGCTAATGAGCAGGGTACTTGCCCTATCCTCTGTGCCGTTGCGTTTCGTGATATAAGGATGTTAAAATTCTTATTAAGAGCAAAATGTTTACTAGAGCGCATATGTAACATACATAAGCACAACAACTATGCACTAAAGATTCTGACGTTAGCAAAATCACCCGACTGCGGTGGTATATGCGCTTACTTAAAAAAGTACTGTAATAAATTTAAAACGCAATACGGGAGACAAATTGTACCCAATGAGTGGAACTGGCAAACGAACCATGAGATAGAACAACTCCTATCCTATCTTTGTAATTATTTTGCAGTCAACAGCATAAAAGAACCGAATTTACCTTTTCACACTACATTAGGCAGAGATTTCCGGTCCCGTAAAATAGATCATACTGATAATGAATCTAATAATAAATATTCTTTTAGAGCTTCTATGAACCAAAATAACCGTAAAAGGATGGCTTCAAAACCAGAATTTCCCTGCAAGAAGCTGAAGGTTATACGCACCCCTATGTCATTGCTGGCGCTGCCGATGCCAACGCCTTCGCCATTCGGAGGAGGATGA